A genomic stretch from Verrucomicrobiia bacterium includes:
- a CDS encoding glycoside hydrolase family 28 protein: MKLIPCFNSCAIAALLCIAPFTMAQTMPTDGFFNVLSFGASPDGQAKCTEAIGKAIDAASAKGGGTVYFPAGTYLTGPIHLQSHITLYVDAGATLKFSTNFDDYLPMVLSRWEGIVVTNFSPLIYAYKAQDIAIVGRGTLDGQGQAWWDFYRKISRGTNAVPRSKWQEEFTRLNKDTIAELNYRLLDIGFLRPPFIQPNECSNVLVEGVTIRNSPFWNVTPVFCENVNVRGVTIISPPTSPNTDGINPDSCRNIRISDCYISAGDDCITIKSGRDANGRRAGRPLENCTIVNCTLLRGHGLSIGSEMSGGVKNLTIANCVFDGTDHGIRIKSTRGRGGVIEDVRISNLVMRNIRQDAILLTTFYTKTQPEPVSERTPIFRNIHFSGITGDAKIAGELTGLEEMPLENITFDDIQLDAKTGFALKDVKGIEFHNVTVNTESGPAITATTTEGLEIDGVKTAKAHPGTPVIDLGKVKSVFVRGCVAAPETETFLRVNEDSADEVTLEGNNLKAAKTAVEKVKGNSSAN, translated from the coding sequence ATGAAACTGATACCCTGCTTCAATTCATGTGCCATCGCCGCCTTACTCTGCATCGCACCCTTCACGATGGCGCAAACAATGCCGACTGACGGCTTTTTCAATGTCCTCAGTTTTGGCGCCTCGCCGGACGGGCAGGCGAAGTGCACCGAGGCGATTGGCAAAGCCATCGACGCGGCCTCGGCCAAAGGCGGGGGGACGGTGTATTTTCCAGCCGGTACGTATCTGACCGGGCCGATTCATCTCCAGAGCCATATCACATTATACGTGGATGCCGGCGCGACGCTGAAATTCAGCACCAACTTCGATGATTACCTGCCCATGGTGTTGTCGCGGTGGGAAGGGATTGTCGTGACAAATTTCTCGCCATTGATTTATGCGTACAAGGCGCAGGACATCGCCATCGTTGGCCGGGGCACCCTCGATGGGCAAGGGCAGGCATGGTGGGACTTCTATCGAAAGATCTCACGGGGGACGAATGCGGTACCGCGGAGCAAATGGCAGGAAGAATTCACTCGCCTGAACAAAGACACGATCGCCGAGTTGAATTACCGGCTGCTCGACATCGGTTTCCTGCGACCGCCGTTTATCCAACCGAATGAATGCAGCAACGTGCTGGTCGAGGGCGTTACTATCCGGAATTCGCCGTTTTGGAATGTCACCCCGGTCTTTTGTGAGAATGTCAACGTCCGTGGCGTCACCATCATCAGTCCTCCGACGTCACCCAATACGGACGGCATCAACCCCGATTCATGTCGCAACATCCGTATCTCGGATTGCTACATCAGCGCGGGAGATGACTGCATCACCATCAAATCGGGCCGTGACGCCAATGGCCGGCGCGCCGGGCGGCCGCTGGAGAATTGCACGATTGTGAATTGCACGCTCCTCCGCGGCCATGGCCTGTCCATTGGGAGCGAGATGTCTGGTGGCGTGAAAAACCTGACGATTGCCAATTGCGTGTTCGATGGCACCGACCACGGTATTCGCATCAAATCCACCCGTGGTCGCGGCGGTGTCATTGAAGACGTTCGGATCAGTAATCTCGTGATGCGCAATATTCGTCAGGATGCGATATTGCTCACGACGTTTTATACGAAGACGCAACCCGAGCCGGTATCGGAGCGCACGCCCATCTTTCGCAATATCCATTTCAGCGGCATTACGGGCGACGCAAAGATCGCCGGCGAACTAACCGGCCTCGAAGAAATGCCCCTCGAGAATATTACGTTCGACGACATCCAGCTTGACGCCAAAACCGGTTTCGCGTTGAAGGATGTCAAGGGGATTGAGTTTCATAACGTCACCGTCAACACGGAGAGCGGGCCGGCCATCACGGCGACGACCACCGAAGGGTTGGAGATTGATGGAGTTAAAACTGCAAAGGCGCACCCGGGGACACCCGTTATCGATTTGGGCAAGGTCAAGAGTGTATTTGTGCGAGGCTGTGTGGCCGCGCCGGAGACAGAAACATTTCTGCGCGTGAACGAGGACTCCGCGGACGAGGTAACGCTGGAAGGTAATAATCTGAAGGCGGCGAAGACGGCGGTGGAAAAGGTTAAGGGCAACAGTTCGGCTAACTAA
- a CDS encoding pectinesterase family protein — translation MTEQETMVGQKFFLAWAAALMLVCLGASQQVVAQTNLVAAMIGTNQFKTVQEAINATPQNASAANPCMIHVKPGVYKELIHVQHEKRYVHLIGEDANKTVLTYDLNAKLLGVDGKPVGTFRTPSAVIDADDFSVENITFENSAGPVGQALAIRVDGDRVVFRNCRFLGWQDTILVNRGRQYFENCYIAGHVDFIFGGATTFFESCHIHCLSNGYVTAASTPEEHPYGFVFSNCKITGESPGVRTYLGRPWRAFSSVTYLNTEMSGVVTNVGWNNWKDPTREKTARYAEFDSSGPGANPQARVPWSRQLSKAEADVITPQEVLGGVDGWNPKTGSTRRIPAGNTTKAAVPPDLTVAGDGSGDFKTIQDALDSVPRDNRQRTIIFIKDGLYHEKVRIDPGFVTLRGQSRDGTRVEFPQGADDFTNHPDKVGRAVVNINGSDCVLQNLTVKNTHGIIGPHAFAIYGHGDKTVIVDCNVWSQGADTLALWGDRSGSYQARLDICGSVDFVCPRGWCYMTDCSLHQVNPKADATIWHDGAKDADMKFVLRNCRFEGVGDMPSWILARHHHDAQFYLLDCSFSKTLSNRPPLRVIYPLNHGEPSEADKKRNHDLDASNIWGEHAYFYNCHRDGGDYTWHKDNLSSATNSPEPEQMTAAWAFAGKWDPERHAGPTIRSVKQQDARFEVVFSESVTVKGKPQLVLKSGKVAGYVSGGGTDTLNFAIPSGQQEMVGGVNLRDGAIIASEAAATLRVADLSLP, via the coding sequence ATGACGGAACAGGAGACGATGGTGGGACAAAAGTTCTTCTTGGCGTGGGCTGCCGCGCTCATGCTGGTCTGCCTTGGCGCCAGCCAACAAGTGGTGGCGCAAACGAATCTTGTTGCCGCAATGATCGGCACCAACCAATTCAAGACGGTTCAGGAAGCGATCAACGCCACGCCGCAGAACGCCAGCGCGGCCAACCCCTGCATGATCCACGTGAAGCCGGGGGTTTACAAAGAGTTGATCCACGTCCAGCACGAGAAACGCTACGTCCATCTCATTGGTGAAGACGCAAACAAGACGGTGCTGACGTACGACCTGAACGCGAAACTTTTGGGCGTCGACGGCAAGCCGGTCGGCACGTTTCGCACGCCGTCGGCGGTGATCGATGCGGACGATTTCTCCGTGGAGAACATTACCTTCGAGAACTCCGCGGGTCCCGTCGGACAGGCCCTGGCAATTCGCGTGGATGGCGACCGTGTGGTGTTTCGCAACTGCCGGTTCCTCGGTTGGCAGGACACCATCCTGGTGAACCGTGGCCGCCAGTACTTCGAAAACTGCTACATCGCGGGACACGTTGATTTTATTTTCGGCGGCGCAACGACATTCTTCGAGAGCTGCCATATTCATTGTCTGTCGAATGGTTATGTCACTGCGGCTTCGACGCCGGAGGAACATCCCTACGGTTTTGTCTTCTCGAACTGCAAGATTACCGGTGAATCACCCGGCGTGCGGACCTATCTGGGCAGGCCCTGGCGTGCGTTCTCCAGCGTGACGTATCTGAATACCGAGATGTCCGGCGTCGTCACCAACGTCGGTTGGAACAATTGGAAAGACCCGACCCGCGAAAAAACGGCGCGTTACGCTGAATTCGACAGTAGCGGTCCCGGCGCGAATCCACAGGCGCGTGTGCCATGGTCGCGTCAACTAAGCAAGGCGGAAGCCGACGTGATCACCCCGCAAGAAGTCCTGGGTGGCGTGGATGGATGGAACCCGAAGACGGGTTCCACCAGGCGAATACCTGCTGGGAACACAACGAAGGCCGCTGTACCGCCCGACCTGACGGTTGCGGGAGACGGTAGTGGAGATTTCAAAACGATTCAGGATGCGCTGGACTCGGTGCCGCGCGACAATCGGCAACGCACCATTATTTTTATCAAGGACGGCCTGTATCATGAAAAAGTGCGGATTGACCCCGGGTTCGTCACGCTCCGCGGCCAGAGTCGGGACGGCACGCGCGTCGAATTCCCCCAAGGGGCCGATGATTTCACCAACCACCCGGACAAGGTCGGGCGCGCGGTCGTCAATATCAACGGCAGCGATTGTGTCTTGCAAAACCTCACTGTCAAGAACACGCACGGCATCATCGGCCCGCACGCCTTCGCGATTTATGGCCATGGCGACAAAACCGTGATCGTGGACTGCAATGTATGGAGCCAGGGTGCGGACACACTCGCATTGTGGGGTGATCGGAGTGGGTCCTACCAGGCACGTCTCGACATCTGCGGCTCGGTGGACTTCGTGTGCCCACGCGGCTGGTGTTATATGACCGATTGCTCCCTGCACCAGGTCAATCCCAAAGCCGACGCGACCATTTGGCATGACGGGGCCAAGGACGCAGATATGAAATTTGTCCTGCGCAATTGCCGGTTTGAGGGGGTGGGGGACATGCCGAGCTGGATTCTGGCCCGCCATCACCACGACGCCCAGTTCTACCTGCTGGACTGCAGCTTCTCCAAGACCCTGAGTAATCGACCGCCGTTGCGCGTCATTTATCCGCTTAACCACGGCGAGCCGAGTGAGGCGGACAAGAAGAGAAACCACGATTTGGACGCCAGCAACATTTGGGGCGAACATGCATACTTCTACAACTGCCACCGCGACGGTGGCGATTACACCTGGCACAAGGACAACTTATCTTCCGCGACGAATTCACCGGAGCCCGAGCAGATGACGGCGGCTTGGGCGTTTGCGGGGAAATGGGATCCCGAACGACACGCCGGTCCGACCATTCGAAGCGTTAAACAACAAGATGCTCGGTTCGAGGTTGTCTTCAGCGAGAGCGTTACGGTGAAGGGCAAGCCGCAACTCGTCTTGAAATCTGGTAAAGTCGCCGGCTACGTTTCCGGTGGTGGAACGGATACCTTGAACTTTGCAATTCCTTCGGGGCAACAAGAAATGGTTGGTGGAGTGAATCTACGAGATGGGGCGATCATTGCCTCGGAGGCGGCCGCCACTCTGCGTGTTGCCGATCTGTCATTGCCTTGA
- a CDS encoding glycoside hydrolase family 28 protein, producing MKLNCKIILTMTLWMALLFVTAGPANGILSLVFDVKETGAKGDGRTLDTDAIQKTLDDCGKAGGGTVRFRAGTYLSKPVVLRGNTTVQLDAGATLLATDDPADFAGSSSNSFIPFISGKKLRNVTITGQGIIDGSGAKWWIPAEAARQKTPGYTLPRPNLVVLTGCTNLRIENITLQNSPKFHLVPTDCDGVIISNVTVLAPAHAANTDAIDPSACRNVVITKCRIDVGDDNIAIKAGKAMPGRPFACENITVTDCTFLHGHGMSIGSETAGGVRNVTVRNCTFENTENGIRIKSQRGRGGIVENISYSDITMKNVDPAITLTSYYMFNSAGDAKQKSEPAKDTAQPLAAGTPIYRNIHINNLTATCQKAAGIIIGLPESLISDVTLENVQITSATTGLKIQNAKGIEFKNVQIAAKQGPPVILDNAEVAGVAATK from the coding sequence ATGAAATTGAACTGCAAAATAATTCTTACGATGACCCTGTGGATGGCACTGCTGTTTGTTACCGCGGGCCCGGCGAATGGCATACTGTCGCTCGTCTTTGATGTCAAAGAAACCGGTGCGAAGGGCGACGGTAGAACATTGGACACGGACGCGATCCAGAAGACGCTTGATGATTGCGGGAAGGCGGGCGGCGGGACGGTAAGATTTCGTGCTGGCACGTACCTGAGCAAACCGGTTGTTCTTCGTGGCAATACCACCGTGCAACTGGATGCCGGCGCAACGCTGTTGGCGACGGACGATCCGGCTGACTTTGCCGGGAGTAGTTCAAACTCTTTCATCCCGTTTATCAGTGGAAAAAAACTTCGCAATGTTACCATCACGGGTCAGGGGATCATCGACGGCTCAGGCGCGAAGTGGTGGATCCCCGCCGAGGCCGCCCGACAAAAGACGCCGGGTTACACGCTGCCCCGTCCAAATCTGGTTGTGTTAACGGGTTGCACGAATCTGCGCATCGAGAATATCACGCTGCAAAACTCACCCAAGTTCCATTTGGTACCGACCGATTGCGACGGCGTGATTATCTCGAACGTGACAGTCCTCGCTCCCGCCCACGCGGCGAACACCGACGCGATTGATCCCAGTGCCTGCCGGAATGTGGTGATTACAAAATGCCGCATTGACGTGGGCGATGACAACATCGCCATCAAGGCCGGCAAGGCCATGCCGGGGCGGCCTTTCGCGTGCGAGAACATTACCGTTACCGACTGCACGTTCCTGCATGGGCATGGGATGTCAATTGGCAGCGAAACTGCCGGAGGCGTGCGCAATGTCACGGTGCGAAACTGCACATTTGAAAATACGGAGAATGGGATTCGCATCAAATCACAACGGGGCAGGGGAGGTATCGTCGAGAACATCAGCTATAGCGACATCACCATGAAGAATGTCGATCCCGCGATCACGTTGACCAGCTACTACATGTTCAACTCTGCCGGCGATGCCAAACAAAAATCCGAGCCCGCCAAGGACACCGCCCAGCCTCTTGCCGCCGGGACGCCGATTTATCGGAATATCCACATCAACAACCTGACCGCCACCTGCCAGAAAGCGGCGGGGATCATCATTGGTTTACCGGAAAGCCTGATCTCCGACGTCACATTGGAGAATGTCCAGATCACCTCCGCAACGACCGGTTTGAAGATTCAAAACGCCAAGGGAATAGAATTCAAGAACGTGCAAATCGCCGCCAAGCAGGGTCCTCCCGTTATCCTGGACAACGCCGAAGTGGCTGGTGTCGCGGCGACGAAATAA
- a CDS encoding methyltransferase domain-containing protein codes for MNPTALAEIEVFLTTSTAAQFLGRQQLIPTRRLGAAELDELRQTKGFEELVPERGVGAVFEHERVEFPSYPYEWPPEMLYAAGMLTLDLAQACLGDGYSLKDATPYNVLFLGSKPVFIDVLSFERRIPGDPIWKPDAQFCRTFLLPLLAYKYWGTRPADVFAKHRDGFEANDVYRLCGPVRKFLPPFLTQVSLPTWLSRKDAGGAIYRDRVLQNHEQARFILDSLFNRLRRSLQRVEPKPARHTVWSDYKDSCSYTEANFAAKEEFVSNALAELKPGRVLDIGCNTGHFSELAARGGAKVVAIDSDLGCVGAVWRQARDHNRNVLPLVVDLCRPSAGEGWRNHECASFLERATGAFDAVLMLAVLHHLLVTERIPLEEVLDLAGDLTTDLLIIEFVSTDDKMFQTIARGRQHLHGGLTEANFEAACRRRFQIVRSKQLEGGRRRLYLLRKTSRKEST; via the coding sequence GTGAACCCCACCGCGCTGGCCGAAATCGAGGTTTTTCTTACGACGTCCACGGCGGCCCAGTTCCTGGGCCGCCAACAACTGATTCCCACTCGCCGCTTGGGTGCCGCCGAACTGGACGAGCTGCGCCAGACCAAAGGCTTTGAAGAGCTTGTTCCGGAACGCGGAGTGGGGGCGGTGTTTGAGCACGAGCGTGTGGAATTCCCCAGCTATCCCTACGAGTGGCCTCCCGAGATGCTGTATGCAGCGGGCATGTTGACGTTGGACCTGGCGCAAGCCTGTTTGGGGGATGGCTACTCGCTGAAAGATGCAACGCCGTACAACGTGCTGTTTCTCGGAAGCAAACCGGTCTTCATTGATGTGCTCTCATTCGAGCGTCGCATTCCGGGGGACCCGATTTGGAAGCCAGATGCGCAGTTTTGCAGGACGTTCTTGCTGCCGCTGCTGGCATACAAATACTGGGGGACTCGGCCTGCGGATGTGTTTGCCAAACATCGCGACGGCTTTGAGGCGAACGACGTGTACCGACTCTGTGGGCCGGTGCGAAAGTTTCTTCCGCCCTTTCTCACACAAGTGTCCCTGCCGACCTGGCTGTCGCGCAAGGATGCCGGGGGGGCCATTTATCGCGATCGCGTGCTCCAAAATCACGAGCAAGCGCGATTTATCCTGGACTCGCTTTTTAACCGGCTACGCCGATCGCTTCAACGGGTGGAACCCAAACCAGCTCGCCACACTGTCTGGTCGGATTACAAGGATTCCTGCAGTTATACCGAGGCCAATTTCGCCGCCAAGGAGGAATTCGTAAGCAACGCGCTGGCCGAGTTGAAACCTGGCCGGGTCCTGGATATCGGGTGCAATACCGGGCATTTCAGCGAGCTGGCGGCCCGTGGCGGCGCGAAAGTCGTGGCGATTGACAGCGATCTCGGTTGTGTCGGCGCGGTTTGGCGTCAGGCGCGGGACCACAATCGGAATGTGCTCCCGCTGGTTGTGGACTTGTGCCGTCCGAGCGCGGGCGAAGGCTGGCGCAATCACGAATGCGCCAGTTTTCTGGAGCGGGCCACGGGCGCGTTTGATGCGGTATTGATGCTGGCGGTATTGCACCACTTGCTGGTGACGGAACGCATTCCGCTGGAAGAGGTGTTGGATTTGGCCGGGGATTTGACCACGGACCTGCTGATCATCGAATTCGTCTCGACGGACGATAAGATGTTTCAAACCATCGCCCGCGGACGCCAGCATCTTCATGGTGGTCTTACGGAGGCCAATTTCGAAGCGGCCTGCCGGAGGCGTTTCCAGATTGTTCGCTCCAAACAACTCGAGGGTGGCCGCCGCCGTCTGTACCTGCTCCGAAAAACAAGCCGAAAGGAATCGACTTAA
- a CDS encoding sulfatase-like hydrolase/transferase, protein MNESLKERLKTVSDALLAFSLVNLCFIRARWALFFDNDFRYYKHHSLTKETLLALSLNLFVFGLMGWRLVRWVRRTDSRNLYRAACAIVCILLLIPVDFLRTYYFHVPGSNVIVFGKSPFFIGVSLVVLFTFWCWPRISASVLAAGLLICAPMSILTFGKVGYYLLNTPPRHTPQFAPFFPTPRPSVEPRVVWIIYDELDQRLAFSNRPKDTQLPELDRVCAESLQATNAFPPGVSTAISLPALTTGRYVISAKPSARDELSIIYPDASAPVGWSKQPTVFSRARALGFNTALVGWYHPYTRLFTNCLNYSVWYPYPPYQPDRSETVLSSMITQIWSLMSPLQQRWMQIDLYQNSLENSRDLVKDGRYGLVFLHLPGPHYPGIYDPANGAFTIMSFSRIRGYFQNLQLTDKTMGILRRDMEHAGQWDRSWVLVSSDHWWRDARGYDGQLDYHVPFILKAPGKNQPMIYGAPLNTVISQDLVLAILRKEISTIPEAVTWLDTHPAPPAPSYAVMMLR, encoded by the coding sequence ATGAATGAGTCACTCAAAGAGCGATTAAAAACGGTGTCGGACGCTTTGCTGGCGTTCTCGCTGGTGAACCTCTGTTTCATCCGGGCGCGATGGGCGTTATTTTTCGACAACGACTTTCGTTATTACAAACACCATTCCCTGACAAAGGAAACTCTCCTGGCGTTGAGCCTAAACTTGTTCGTGTTTGGGCTCATGGGTTGGCGGTTGGTTCGGTGGGTCAGGCGCACCGACTCCCGCAACCTCTATCGCGCCGCTTGCGCAATTGTGTGCATATTGCTGCTCATTCCGGTCGATTTCCTGCGAACCTATTATTTCCATGTTCCGGGCAGCAACGTAATCGTTTTTGGAAAGAGTCCGTTCTTCATTGGTGTCAGCTTGGTTGTGTTGTTCACGTTTTGGTGCTGGCCCAGAATCTCTGCGAGTGTGTTGGCTGCTGGTCTGCTGATCTGTGCGCCGATGTCCATTTTGACGTTCGGGAAAGTTGGCTATTACCTCCTCAATACCCCTCCTCGACATACTCCCCAGTTCGCGCCGTTCTTTCCCACCCCCCGGCCATCGGTGGAACCGCGGGTCGTTTGGATTATCTATGACGAATTGGATCAGCGCTTGGCGTTCTCCAACCGGCCGAAAGACACGCAACTTCCCGAACTGGATCGCGTATGCGCCGAGAGCCTGCAGGCGACCAATGCGTTTCCGCCGGGTGTGTCCACGGCCATCTCGTTACCGGCATTGACCACAGGGCGATATGTCATCTCGGCGAAGCCGTCTGCCAGGGATGAGTTGAGTATCATCTACCCGGATGCCAGCGCTCCCGTTGGGTGGAGCAAGCAGCCAACAGTTTTTTCCCGCGCCCGTGCGCTGGGTTTTAACACCGCATTGGTCGGGTGGTACCATCCCTACACCCGTCTCTTTACGAACTGTCTGAACTACTCCGTGTGGTATCCCTATCCGCCTTACCAGCCCGACCGGAGCGAAACAGTTCTGAGCAGCATGATCACCCAGATTTGGTCATTGATGTCACCCCTGCAACAGCGCTGGATGCAGATCGATCTCTACCAAAACTCGCTGGAAAACTCGCGTGACCTCGTGAAAGACGGCCGCTACGGACTGGTGTTTCTCCATTTACCGGGGCCGCACTATCCTGGTATTTATGATCCAGCCAATGGAGCGTTCACAATTATGAGCTTCTCCCGCATCCGTGGCTATTTTCAGAACCTGCAGTTGACCGACAAAACGATGGGGATCCTCCGCCGTGACATGGAACACGCCGGCCAGTGGGACCGCTCCTGGGTCCTCGTCAGTTCCGACCACTGGTGGCGCGATGCCCGGGGTTATGACGGCCAACTTGATTATCACGTGCCGTTTATCCTGAAGGCACCGGGGAAGAATCAACCGATGATCTACGGCGCGCCTCTCAATACAGTGATCTCCCAGGATCTGGTTCTGGCCATCCTGCGGAAGGAAATCTCGACAATTCCAGAGGCGGTCACCTGGCTGGATACGCATCCGGCTCCGCCGGCCCCAAGTTACGCAGTCATGATGCTGAGATAA
- a CDS encoding phospholipase C, phosphocholine-specific has product MFRLAAGIVALTAPLRELPAQSFIQQPQGGTRYPGDGFLLSCVVAGDPPLTYQWFQDGNLLAGATNSQLFLTDLALTAAGNYTVIASNGSGSSTSAPAALVILSDTTITSTIQDVRHVVIFMQENRSFDHYFGTLKGVCGFSDRNALQLTNGNTVFFQPQGSSYVLPFHYTPQCLDDVEHDWGAGHEVWNSGHWDRWQINGPSAMTYFTRDDLPYYYSLAEAYTLCDAYHCSVMGPTFPNRLYLMTGMMDPNGTGGGPRLDNSLPPFGFTWTTYPERLQAAGVSWKVYQQFSDFFPLNALDWFAQYRFALPGNPLHDKGVALVNNLVSAFQADVANDTLPRVSWIIPPWSLSEHPPYSPANGERLTKQLLDALASNPTVYNSTVFILTYDEAGGFFDHDPSPVPPPGTPDEFIIGEPIGLGVRVPTILVSPWTRGGYRCSQVFDHSSVIRFLETWTGVQEPNISAWRRQVCGDLTSAFNFTSPNADYPYLSTVPAINCSDGNSPSAPAQQTVPTQESGARPDRPLPYQPNAVSLIDCGAGQFGITMTNAGAASIHLAIYPNAYRTDGPWQYDVDANNSVSDGFDIISFGGGLYDLTCYGPNGFQRRFAGNVNANCNQVELTSAIDPVAGTIALFMQNLTTSTVVFTVTNDYPTGGPWTYNVPAGSTVTDTFPAVANNNGLYDLTATADSDALFVRRLAGHIEAVDFSFVVTPNTQSVTVGSNATYAITVGAITGFGGGVVLSLGNLPTGVNAVFDPPSVAGSGTSTLCLSVSGDAMLGSYPLTITATSSNITHTANIMLTIVPLDTDGDGVPDSWTQQYFGSSTGLVSNLSMAYQDADGTGQNNLFKYAAGLDPTNPASVFMLQIQNVPGQPNQKTLIFGPRANGRTYIVESNTDAAKGSYLALGSFGGPQTNGNQVTVTDLNAVGTQIFYRVHITYP; this is encoded by the coding sequence ATGTTTCGACTCGCAGCGGGAATTGTCGCCCTGACGGCTCCGCTGCGGGAGCTGCCCGCCCAATCTTTCATTCAACAACCCCAGGGCGGCACACGGTATCCGGGGGACGGCTTTCTTCTTTCGTGTGTTGTTGCGGGGGATCCACCACTGACCTACCAGTGGTTTCAAGATGGCAATCTTCTTGCGGGCGCAACCAATAGTCAGCTGTTCCTCACCGATCTGGCACTGACTGCCGCCGGCAATTATACTGTGATCGCCAGCAATGGATCGGGCAGTAGCACGAGTGCCCCAGCTGCGCTGGTAATCCTTTCCGACACCACCATCACGAGTACGATCCAGGACGTACGGCATGTCGTGATTTTCATGCAGGAGAATCGCTCGTTTGACCACTACTTCGGCACGCTTAAGGGCGTGTGCGGGTTCAGCGACCGTAATGCCTTGCAATTAACGAATGGGAATACGGTGTTTTTCCAGCCGCAAGGTTCCAGCTATGTCTTGCCATTTCATTACACACCACAATGCCTGGACGATGTCGAGCACGACTGGGGCGCCGGGCATGAAGTATGGAATTCCGGTCATTGGGACCGCTGGCAAATCAACGGCCCAAGCGCCATGACGTATTTCACACGTGATGACTTGCCCTACTACTACAGCCTGGCGGAAGCCTATACTCTCTGTGACGCTTACCATTGCTCGGTAATGGGGCCAACGTTTCCCAATCGCCTGTACTTGATGACCGGCATGATGGATCCCAACGGCACCGGCGGTGGACCGCGATTGGATAATAGTCTCCCACCATTCGGTTTCACTTGGACAACCTATCCCGAACGGCTCCAGGCAGCAGGGGTTAGTTGGAAAGTCTACCAGCAGTTCAGCGATTTCTTCCCGCTCAACGCCCTCGATTGGTTCGCCCAGTACCGTTTTGCTCTGCCGGGAAATCCTCTCCACGACAAGGGCGTCGCCTTGGTAAACAACCTCGTCTCGGCGTTCCAAGCGGATGTCGCCAATGATACACTGCCACGCGTCTCTTGGATCATCCCGCCCTGGTCCTTATCGGAGCATCCACCTTACTCCCCTGCCAACGGCGAGCGGTTGACGAAACAACTCCTCGATGCGCTTGCCTCAAACCCAACGGTGTATAACTCGACAGTCTTTATCCTTACTTATGACGAGGCGGGTGGCTTTTTCGACCATGACCCGTCGCCAGTGCCACCTCCAGGAACGCCCGACGAATTCATCATTGGCGAGCCAATCGGTCTCGGGGTACGCGTGCCCACAATTTTGGTATCGCCTTGGACGCGTGGCGGCTATCGCTGCTCGCAGGTGTTTGACCATTCATCGGTCATTCGCTTTCTTGAGACTTGGACGGGTGTGCAAGAGCCGAACATCAGCGCCTGGCGTCGGCAGGTCTGCGGGGATTTGACATCCGCTTTCAACTTCACATCCCCCAACGCTGATTATCCGTATCTGTCGACTGTCCCAGCGATTAATTGCTCTGATGGCAATTCGCCTTCCGCGCCCGCACAGCAAACCGTCCCTACGCAGGAGTCCGGTGCGCGGCCCGACCGCCCGCTGCCGTATCAACCGAACGCCGTCTCCCTTATCGATTGCGGCGCGGGTCAATTCGGGATCACCATGACAAACGCTGGGGCCGCGTCCATCCATCTCGCGATCTACCCCAATGCATACCGGACCGATGGCCCGTGGCAGTACGATGTCGACGCCAACAATTCCGTGAGTGATGGCTTTGATATCATTAGTTTTGGTGGCGGCCTGTACGACCTCACGTGCTACGGGCCGAATGGCTTCCAGCGGCGATTCGCCGGCAACGTGAATGCAAACTGCAACCAGGTCGAGTTGACTTCCGCCATCGACCCAGTTGCCGGCACCATTGCCCTTTTCATGCAGAACCTAACGACATCGACAGTCGTTTTCACAGTTACCAACGACTATCCAACCGGCGGCCCATGGACTTACAACGTTCCAGCGGGAAGCACGGTCACCGACACATTTCCCGCAGTCGCGAATAACAACGGCTTGTACGATCTGACCGCGACGGCTGACAGCGATGCGCTCTTCGTTCGCCGACTTGCCGGCCATATCGAAGCCGTCGACTTCTCTTTCGTGGTTACTCCCAATACCCAGTCCGTAACCGTTGGCAGCAATGCGACGTACGCGATAACAGTGGGGGCGATCACCGGATTTGGTGGGGGCGTGGTTCTTTCTCTGGGTAACCTGCCCACAGGTGTCAACGCAGTTTTTGATCCACCGTCGGTCGCCGGGTCGGGGACTTCGACTTTATGCCTATCGGTTTCCGGCGACGCTATGCTGGGCAGCTACCCACTGACCATCACGGCTACCAGTAGTAATATCACGCACACCGCCAACATTATGTTGACGATCGTTCCTCTCGATACAGATGGCGATGGAGTTCCAGATTCGTGGACGCAGCAGTACTTCGGGAGTTCAACCGGTCTGGTGTCCAACCTTTCCATGGCTTATCAGGATGCTGATGGCACCGGTCAGAACAATCTGTTCAAGTACGCTGCCGGCCTTGATCCGACCAATCCAGCCTCCGTGTTTATGCTGCAGATCCAGAATGTGCCCGGCCAGCCCAACCAGAAAACGCTCATCTTCGGCCCCCGCGCCAACGGTCGCACGTACATCGTTGAATCGAACACTGACGCGGCCAAGGGCAGTTACTTGGCGCTCGGCAGTTTCGGTGGACCGCAGACCAACGGCAATCAAGTGACTGTCACCGATCTGAATGCCGTCGGGACACAAATATTCTACCGTGTCCATATCACGTATCCCTGA